One Coccinella septempunctata chromosome 1, icCocSept1.1, whole genome shotgun sequence DNA window includes the following coding sequences:
- the LOC123306603 gene encoding uncharacterized protein LOC123306603: MNEPDAVNTVLGYILMGTVQTASPSVSSFFIQSSEPINVENTLKAFWEVEEVPVINKPTPDEVFCENHFKNSHFRDESGRYTVSLPFRDVNPVFPGIRDLALSHFYSLERRLSRNPDIRAQYLDFMREYLDQNHMGLVPDNEIDDDAYYIPHHCVLKPSSLTTKLRVVFNASAKLPGQKSLNDCLHTGPKLQQDIVEILMNFRCHFFVICSDIKSMYRMILVNSNDIKYQRILWRFSPDEPVRDYNLLTVVYGISSSPYLALKVLLQLAEDEGESFPLAAEQIRKASYVDDFVGGASTIEEARTLVKELIALMRRGGFELRKWSSNEPSLISDLPESHLSTQPRSFNEIHEATPLKVLGLHWDPTSDHFYFESKFITHKSCTKRILLSELAKTYDPLGFLTPVTFFTKYLIQRLWVSGIGWDDEPSPEIIRIWSRYCSELPSLSKFKIQRNLFPLRSAHYELHGFCDASEKGYACVVFVRSVDSGQNINVQFVCGKSKVAPLKRISIPRLELCGAVLLSKIVGVRTSFAGPSG; the protein is encoded by the coding sequence ATGAATGAACCAGATGCTGTAAATACAGTGCTCGGTTATATTTTAATGGGAACCGTGCAGACAGCGTCACCGTCTGTTTCGTCGTTCTTCATTCAATCTTCGGAACCAATAAATGTTGAAAATACCTTGAAGGCTTTTTGGGAAGTAGAGGAGGTTCCGGTTATCAACAAACCCACTCCTGATGAAGTTTTTTGCGAgaatcatttcaaaaattctcATTTTCGGGACGAAAGCGGTAGATATACAGTATCCCTTCCGTTTCGGGATGTGAATCCGGTGTTTCCCGGTATACGCGATCTGGCTCTCAGTCATTTTTATTCGCTAGAGCGGCGTCTGTCTAGAAATCCCGATATTCGTGCTCAGTATTTGGATTTCATGCGGGAATATCTCGATCAAAATCATATGGGTTTAGTACCGGACAATGAAATCGATGATGACGCATATTATATTCCGCATCATTGCGTTTTAAAACCGTCAAGTTTAACGACTAAGTTGAGAGTCGTCTTCAACGCCTCAGCTAAGCTGCCCGGTCAAAAATCTTTGAACGATTGTCTTCATACCGGTCCGAAGTTGCAACAGGACATTGttgaaattttgatgaatttccgtTGCCATTTCTTTGTGATATGCTCCGATATTAAAAGCATGTATCGGATGATTTTGGTTAATtcaaatgatataaaatatcaGAGAATTTTGTGGCGATTTTCACCTGATGAACCCGTTCGTGATTATAATTTGTTAACTGTCGTTTATGGAATATCCAGTTCGCCATATTTAGCTTTAAAAGTTCTTTTGCAATTGGCGGAAGACGAAGGAGAATCGTTTCCTTTGGCCGCCGAACAGATTCGTAAAGCATCTTACGTGGACGATTTTGTCGGGGGTGCTTCTACGATTGAAGAAGCACGCACTTTAGTCAAGGAATTAATTGCTCTAATGCGTCGTGGAGGTTTCGAGCTTAGAAAGTGGTCCAGTAATGAGCCATCTCTCATTTCAGATTTACCAGAATCCCATCTTTCCACACAACCTCGATCGTTCAATGAAATTCACGAAGCTACTCCACTCAAAGTCTTAGGACTTCATTGGGATCCAACTTCGGatcatttttatttcgaatccaAATTTATCACGCATAAATCGTGTACTAAGAGAATCCTTCTATCGGAGCTCGCAAAAACCTATGATCCTCTAGGATTTCTAACCCCGGTAACTTTTTTCAccaaatatttgattcaaagatTGTGGGTCTCAGGAATAGGATGGGATGACGAACCCAGTCCTGAGATCATTCGAATTTGGTCCCGGTATTGCTCAGAATTACCTAgcctttcaaaatttaaaattcaacGGAATTTGTTTCCGTTAAGATCAGCCCACTATGAACTTCATGGGTTTTGCGATGCAAGTGAAAAGGGTTATGCTTGTGTTGTTTTTGTACGTTCTGTTGATTCTGGACAGAACATAAATGTACAGTTTGTATGCGGAAAATCCAAAGTCGCTCCATTGAAACGAATTTCAATTCCTAGACTCGAACTGTGTGGCGCGGTTTTGTTGTCTAAAATTGTTGGAGTTCGCACGTCGTTCGCTGGGCCATCGGGTTGA